In Taeniopygia guttata chromosome 2, bTaeGut7.mat, whole genome shotgun sequence, one genomic interval encodes:
- the LRRC61 gene encoding leucine-rich repeat-containing protein 61 isoform X1, whose protein sequence is MTTGAGPRSHGNGGRGLGGRRELPCGMEGRGEEAPEPEVSEPSEEEEEEEEVEDEDEDEGSGVRVTPALLKATTGEFSLESILLLRLRGRGIAHLGCLADCSNLEWLDLSGNAIAGLAPLAALRALAVLNLAGNRVASVEPLRGCLSLRRLNLAGNRLRSVRQLRCLRGLRHLESLRLRDPLGGLANPLCAAPAYRAALAAMLPGLKAIDGQRVAGRGSELFRLCRELDAALDAAEPPAAAPAEPPRPWVRDGFWEARPARRSAVLEEATRQLGQALRECRELGRRADDSIAQARRALGRRHHGDFGF, encoded by the exons ATGACAACGGGGGCGGGGCCTCGTTCCCATGGCAacggggggcggggcctcggGGGCCGCCGGGAGCTGCCGTGCG ggatggaggggcgCGGGGAGGAGGCGCCGGAGCCGGAGGTGTCGGAGCcatcagaggaggaggaggaggaggaggaggtggaagatgaagatgaagacgAAGGCTCCGGGGTGCGGGTGACGCCGGCGCTGCTGAAGGCCACGACGGGCGAGTTCTCTCTGGAGTCCATCCTGCTGCTGCGGCTGCGCGGCCGCGGCATCGCCCACCTGGGCTGCCTGGCCGACTGCTCCAACCTGGAGTGGCTGGACCTGTCCGGCAACGCCATCGCGGGGCTGGCGCCGCTGGCCGCGCTGCGCGCCCTGGCCGTGCTCAACCTGGCCGGGAACCGCGTGGCCAGCGTGGAGCCGCTGCGGGGCTGCCTCAGCCTGCGCCGCCTCAACCTGGCCGGGAACCGGCTGCGCAGCGTGCGCCAGCTGCGCTGCCTGCGGGGGCTGCGGCACCTGGAGAGCCTGCGCCTGCGGGACCCGCTGGGCGGCCTGGCCAACCCGCTCTGCGCCGCGCCGGCCTACCGCGCCGCGCTGGCCGCCATGCTGCCCGGCCTCAAGGCCATCGACGGGCAGCGCGTGGCCGGCCGCGGCAGCGAGCTCTTCCGCCTGTGCCGCGAGCTGGACGCCGCGCTGGATGCCGCCgagccgcccgccgccgcgcccgccgaGCCGCCGCGGCCCTGGGTGCGGGACGGCTTCTGGGAGGCGCGGCCCGCGCGCCGCAGCGCCGTGCTGGAGGAGGCCACGCGGCAGCTGGGCCAGGCCCTGCGCGAGTGCCGCGAGCTCGGCCGCCGCGCCGACGACTCCATCGCGCAGGCCCGGCGCGCGCTCGGCCGCCGCCACCACGGCGACTTCGGCTTCTGA
- the LRRC61 gene encoding leucine-rich repeat-containing protein 61 isoform X2, whose translation MATGGGASGAAGSCRADLPAGMEGRGEEAPEPEVSEPSEEEEEEEEVEDEDEDEGSGVRVTPALLKATTGEFSLESILLLRLRGRGIAHLGCLADCSNLEWLDLSGNAIAGLAPLAALRALAVLNLAGNRVASVEPLRGCLSLRRLNLAGNRLRSVRQLRCLRGLRHLESLRLRDPLGGLANPLCAAPAYRAALAAMLPGLKAIDGQRVAGRGSELFRLCRELDAALDAAEPPAAAPAEPPRPWVRDGFWEARPARRSAVLEEATRQLGQALRECRELGRRADDSIAQARRALGRRHHGDFGF comes from the exons ATGGCAacggggggcggggcctcggGGGCCGCCGGGAGCTGCCGTGCG GACCTCCCCGCAGGGATGGAGGGGCGC GGGGAGGAGGCGCCGGAGCCGGAGGTGTCGGAGCcatcagaggaggaggaggaggaggaggaggtggaagatgaagatgaagacgAAGGCTCCGGGGTGCGGGTGACGCCGGCGCTGCTGAAGGCCACGACGGGCGAGTTCTCTCTGGAGTCCATCCTGCTGCTGCGGCTGCGCGGCCGCGGCATCGCCCACCTGGGCTGCCTGGCCGACTGCTCCAACCTGGAGTGGCTGGACCTGTCCGGCAACGCCATCGCGGGGCTGGCGCCGCTGGCCGCGCTGCGCGCCCTGGCCGTGCTCAACCTGGCCGGGAACCGCGTGGCCAGCGTGGAGCCGCTGCGGGGCTGCCTCAGCCTGCGCCGCCTCAACCTGGCCGGGAACCGGCTGCGCAGCGTGCGCCAGCTGCGCTGCCTGCGGGGGCTGCGGCACCTGGAGAGCCTGCGCCTGCGGGACCCGCTGGGCGGCCTGGCCAACCCGCTCTGCGCCGCGCCGGCCTACCGCGCCGCGCTGGCCGCCATGCTGCCCGGCCTCAAGGCCATCGACGGGCAGCGCGTGGCCGGCCGCGGCAGCGAGCTCTTCCGCCTGTGCCGCGAGCTGGACGCCGCGCTGGATGCCGCCgagccgcccgccgccgcgcccgccgaGCCGCCGCGGCCCTGGGTGCGGGACGGCTTCTGGGAGGCGCGGCCCGCGCGCCGCAGCGCCGTGCTGGAGGAGGCCACGCGGCAGCTGGGCCAGGCCCTGCGCGAGTGCCGCGAGCTCGGCCGCCGCGCCGACGACTCCATCGCGCAGGCCCGGCGCGCGCTCGGCCGCCGCCACCACGGCGACTTCGGCTTCTGA
- the LRRC61 gene encoding leucine-rich repeat-containing protein 61 isoform X3, with the protein MEGRGEEAPEPEVSEPSEEEEEEEEVEDEDEDEGSGVRVTPALLKATTGEFSLESILLLRLRGRGIAHLGCLADCSNLEWLDLSGNAIAGLAPLAALRALAVLNLAGNRVASVEPLRGCLSLRRLNLAGNRLRSVRQLRCLRGLRHLESLRLRDPLGGLANPLCAAPAYRAALAAMLPGLKAIDGQRVAGRGSELFRLCRELDAALDAAEPPAAAPAEPPRPWVRDGFWEARPARRSAVLEEATRQLGQALRECRELGRRADDSIAQARRALGRRHHGDFGF; encoded by the exons ATGGAGGGGCGC GGGGAGGAGGCGCCGGAGCCGGAGGTGTCGGAGCcatcagaggaggaggaggaggaggaggaggtggaagatgaagatgaagacgAAGGCTCCGGGGTGCGGGTGACGCCGGCGCTGCTGAAGGCCACGACGGGCGAGTTCTCTCTGGAGTCCATCCTGCTGCTGCGGCTGCGCGGCCGCGGCATCGCCCACCTGGGCTGCCTGGCCGACTGCTCCAACCTGGAGTGGCTGGACCTGTCCGGCAACGCCATCGCGGGGCTGGCGCCGCTGGCCGCGCTGCGCGCCCTGGCCGTGCTCAACCTGGCCGGGAACCGCGTGGCCAGCGTGGAGCCGCTGCGGGGCTGCCTCAGCCTGCGCCGCCTCAACCTGGCCGGGAACCGGCTGCGCAGCGTGCGCCAGCTGCGCTGCCTGCGGGGGCTGCGGCACCTGGAGAGCCTGCGCCTGCGGGACCCGCTGGGCGGCCTGGCCAACCCGCTCTGCGCCGCGCCGGCCTACCGCGCCGCGCTGGCCGCCATGCTGCCCGGCCTCAAGGCCATCGACGGGCAGCGCGTGGCCGGCCGCGGCAGCGAGCTCTTCCGCCTGTGCCGCGAGCTGGACGCCGCGCTGGATGCCGCCgagccgcccgccgccgcgcccgccgaGCCGCCGCGGCCCTGGGTGCGGGACGGCTTCTGGGAGGCGCGGCCCGCGCGCCGCAGCGCCGTGCTGGAGGAGGCCACGCGGCAGCTGGGCCAGGCCCTGCGCGAGTGCCGCGAGCTCGGCCGCCGCGCCGACGACTCCATCGCGCAGGCCCGGCGCGCGCTCGGCCGCCGCCACCACGGCGACTTCGGCTTCTGA